The following DNA comes from Paenibacillus crassostreae.
TCGAGTCTCCAGCAATAAATAAACCATCATACTGAAAGAGAGCCCACATTGAGTCTTGCATAAAAGGAAGTGAAGTAGATAGATTTTTCCAATCTAATAAACCACTTGATAGTATACTTTGAATAAACGGTAAATCGTATGTTGTAATATCTAGATTCTTTAGCCAAAAACTAACCGAGTCCAAAGATTCATGTTGACTATTCTCCTTAAGTAACTTTTCATGCTTTGAAATGATACTTTGATAATCTGGCATTACGAATAGCCCCTTTGCACTAGTTTGGAAAAACATTCTGCAACGCCTTATATATACTTCAAATAATAATCAACAAAAACTTGCAAGACAATAACCATATTCTACTCTTTCTAGCATTGCTTTGCACCCATATTTTATGTATTTTTTATATTTTTTTTAGTTCCAAAGTCCTATCGACAAATTTAGACTTTTTAAAACATAATATGGTGCTTGACTTAGTCCGGGTTAATCATATAAAATTAATTGTTGAATAGGCGGTATTTATATACTGCTTTTGGGAGTAACGTTGTGTCACCCTCACGTATTTTGTTACTGACAAGACAGCGGCTGAACTTTCATGTCAGTTGTGCTTTGGTCCCATGAGATGCAGCACATGAAACAATCTACGGCACAAATAGAACCCTAACTAAATTTCTATTATAAAAGGAGTCTACTATACAATGGCACGTTACACTGGTCCTAAATTTAAATTAAGTCGCCGTCTAGGCATATCTCTAAGCGGTACAGGTAAAGATTTGAAACGCCCTTTCCCTCCGGGACAACATGGCGCTAACCAACGCAGAAAAGTTAGTAACTACGGAATGCAATTACTTGAGAAACAAAAACTTCGTCACATGTATGGTTTGGGCGAAAAACAATTTAAAACACTTTTCAATAAAGCTCAAAAAATGCAAGGTATTGCCGGTGAGAACTTTATGTTCCTTCTTGAAAGCCGCCTAGATAACTTGGTATATCGTCTTGGATTTGCTAATTCTCGTGCTGGTGCTCGTCAATTGGTATCTCATGGTCATATCACTGTAAACGGTAAGAAAGTAAATATTGCTTCTTACATGTTGAATACTGGTGATGTTATCAGCCTTCGCGAAAGAAGCCGTAGCCTTTCTTCTATCAAAGAAGCTCTTGAGAACCGTAATCACCTTCAAGCATACTTGGAATTCAATGATACAGCTTTAGAAGGTAAATTCATTCGTTTCCCTGAACGTTCTGAATTATCTCAAGATATCGATGAGAAACAAATCGTCGAATTCTACAACCGTTAAGATTAATATTGTAAGCCTGGAACTTAAGTTCCAGGCTTTTTTATTTATAAAATTTCCATAATATTTCATATTATGACCCCTCACCTAATTTAAAGAGATTCAAAAACATGATTTTATGCTATAATAGTTCCGTTAAAAGGAGGAACTAATGCGAATGGATGATACAAATAAAAAAACATCAAAAGAAGAGCTCCCTCCAAAGAAATCCATAGGACGTGTACTAGGATTAACACTACTTTGGCTGATTGTTATCGGTTTTATGGGGGCCTTATTTGTAGGTGGAGCAGGAATTGGCTACGTTTCATCTATCGTTCATGATGAGCCTGTACGAACACGAACAGAAATTGAACAAAAGATGAGTCAGAATTCTATAACCGGATTTGCCTACTTCAGCGATGGTACACCGATTGGCCAGCTTCGAACAGAAGAGGATCGGCGCCCTGTTGATTTTGAGAAAATTCCGAATATCGTCAAAGATGCTGTGATTGCAATTGAAGATAACGACTTCTCTACGCATAATGGAATAGACATTAGCGGAACACTACGTGCAGTCAAACAAAGGGTATTGAACGAATCTATTCAAACAGGAGGAAGTACACTCACTCAACAACTTGCTAGACGTGTATTTCTAAATCTTGATCGGACAGACAACCGTAAAATCAAAGAAATGTTACTTTCATTAAGACTCGAACGCTACCTGACTAAAGAGCAAATATTAGCAGCATATCTCAATAAGGTCCCTTTTGGTAATGGTGCTAATGGTTATAATGTGTATGGTATTAAAGCAGCTGCCAAAGGTATATTCAACATTAGCGATTTAGAACAGTTAAATATTGCACAAGCTGCTTATTTAGCAGGGTTACCACAACTCCCCTCTACCTACTCGGCTTTTAACGGAAAGGGAGAATTCAATCCAACTGCATTCGGCCGTGCAATGGATCGCCAGAAATTAGTATTGCGACGTATGCTTGAAGAAGGTAAAATCTCAAACGGTGAGTATAATGAGGCGAGCGTATTCGATATTCAGGCTTCATTAGCTCAACAAACGGAAAAGGCCTATTCTACATTCCCTTATCTTATGATGGAGACAGAACGCAAAGCCGCAGAGATTTTATTGGAAATAAATGCAGCTACTACTGAAGACACTGAACAAACTGAGAAAAACAATAGTGAACTTCTAGAAGAGGCAACTTTACAACTGACAACAGGTGGTTATCGAGTGTATACCACTATTAACAAAACTGTATACAACACTATGCACCAAATTGCCGAGAATGATGACAATTTCAGTGCAGATAGCAAAACAAAAGGTAAAGAACAAACAGCAGCTATGCTCATGGATAACAAAACGGGTGCTATTCTTGGAATGATCGAAGGTCGAGATTTCTATGAAGAACAAATGAACTACGCAACACAGATGGTACGGCAACCAGGATCAGCAATGAAACCAATCGCTGCATACTTGCCTGCTCTAGACTCAGGAGCTATCCAGCCTGCTAGTATCGTAGATGATGCCCCGATCATACTGAAGGATGGTCAAAAGGGATTCCACATCCCTAAGAACTCATCTAGAGGTTATGAAGGTCTAGTTACAGCTCGATATGCGTTGAATATGTCTAAAAATACGATTGCCTTGAAATTATTTAATAATGTGATAACTATCGATAAGGCTTGGGAATTCGCAAAGCAACTCGGTATAACGTCAATTCAGGAAGCAGACTATGCAGCATCAACCGGTGTTCTTGGCGGATTAAAATATGGTGTATCAGTTGAGGAATTAACTAATGCTTATAGTTCAATCGCTAATCAAGGAGAATTTCTTGATGCCTACATGATCGAGAAAATTACCGATGCGAATGGCAATATCGTTTATAAGCACACACCTGATCCTGTTAAAGTCTTCTCTGAACAGACAGCCTATCTCATGACGGATATGTTACGTACTGTTATTACGCAAGGTACAGGAAGCACGGTCAAGAATAATTATAACCATTGGAAGGAAGTCCCTATTGTTGGAAAGACAGGTTCCACACAAAACTATGCAGATGTATGGTTTATGGGATATTCTCCAGATGTCACTCTAGGAGTCTGGGTTGGTTACAAGGAGCCTGTTAATGTACTGGAAGGTAACCAGAGGAAAAACGCACAGAGCCTCTGGGCGCTTATTATGAACGAGATGATTGACAAGAAACCTGATCTATTCGTTACCTCTTCATTTGAGAAACCATCAGGGATTACAAACAAAACAGTATCAGCATATAGTGGAAAGTTACCCTCTTCACTCACCGATAAATATGTAACCGACTTATTTAATACCAAATATGTTCCTAGTGAAAGTGATGATGGGATCGAAAAGGCAAAATATCTGACGTATAATGGTGTGAATTATATCCCTCAGGAGACTACACCAGACGATATGTTGAAAGAAAAGATCGTAATTAAACGTGAGTATCCTATTCAAGATTTGATCAAGGATCTTCAAGAAGCTTTCACAATCATGAAAGATCATGAATCTTTGGGATTTTATTTACCAAAAGATGCATCTAGTGATATGCCAACAGAGATTGATCCAAGAGTAGATGACGGTGGTGCACCTACACCTCCAGGTAATGTGAGTATCTCTTATGTGGATGGAACAGCACAAATCAACTTTAGTCAAAGTGCTTCGAAAGATGTTGTAGGTTATCGTTTATACCGATCGTTGAGCGGAAGTGAGTTTCAACATCAAGGTAACGTAATTATTGGCGATGCCCCATTAGTGTTTACTTATAATAATGCAACAAAGTATGCTTATAATTTCTATATTAAGGCAGTTGATGTAGCTGGTAACGAATCGGGTGCCAGTGCAGTCGTTGGTAATAGTGGCACGCAGGATACAGAACAGGGCGATGAGATCATTTCGAATCCAGATCAAGTTCTTGAACCGGGTCAGACCGATCAAGGTACTCCTATTGATGACTTTCTCATTCCTCCTGTAGGAGAGGGTGCTCTAACGATACCGTCAGCCCCGGGTCAACCCGTTATTACATCTACTGATAGCGGAATCCAGATAAATTGGTCTGCCAACAATACGGATACTATCATTTCATTCGTTGCTTATTACAGTAAAGATCAGAGCGGTACTTTTTCACAGGTAGGATCAAGTCAAGCAACGTCTATTGATTTGAGTAATCCAATAACAGGTTGGTATCGAATCACAGCCGTTAACAGTGCTGGAGAATCTTTACCCTCTGCAGCGTCTTATTTCGAGAAAAAATAATGTCTTTCTAATTAACGATTAGCTTCATCAATAACCAGAACCAAGCTGAAACGGATACCGTCCTTTTAAAGGACGGTATCCGTCTCTGCCGAAATATAAGGGTATAAAGTATGAAGTGAAACTTATACTTTATACCCTTATATTTGAACAAGAAGACCTGGAACTTTGCTTCCAGGTCTTCTTGTTCTATTTCAATAGGATTAGAGTTTGCATATTAACCTTTATTGATTCTCTGTCTATTCGATAATATGTTCAAAAAACTCCATCGCCTCATCCCTTTTCTCATTACTAGTTAGAATTCCCGCAATAAAAGTAGGAGCCGCATAATTAATTGGTAAGTCTGATGCGAAGCTTGTATCTGAAATATCTAAACCAACGATTTCTTGTTGTCCATTCTCATTCTTAGATCTTATTAATCGCAAATCATCTTCAGAGAGGTCTTTTGCAGAAACAATCGACTCTAGACTCTGGAGAGCATCCTGCTGATTAATCCAATCCATTGCTCCTTCATCCATAAAGATAATATCCGGTCGATCGGATGCAAGGACGGCAAGAGCTCGTTGTAAATAACTCATGTCCATTGTATTTGCGGTACCATCTGTTGAAGGAAGATACACAATGCTGGTCTCCACTCGCTTCCATTCCGGATAATGCGTGACGATCATTTCATTAAGATCATCCATTTTACCTGTATCCTGCGATTCATAATTACCTAGAAACATAATTGAGGCATCCACAGGTGGCAAAGAGGCTAGATATTTCTGTTCTTGCCAGTTCTTATACAGCGCATTCCCACCAACAACTAACACAATCAGTACAACGATTGTTATGATTGTATGTATTTTGTACAGTAGAAGAAAATTTTCGAATTTACGGGCAATACCAGATAATCTACCCCATTTCGCAAGTCTTTGA
Coding sequences within:
- the rpsD gene encoding 30S ribosomal protein S4, with the protein product MARYTGPKFKLSRRLGISLSGTGKDLKRPFPPGQHGANQRRKVSNYGMQLLEKQKLRHMYGLGEKQFKTLFNKAQKMQGIAGENFMFLLESRLDNLVYRLGFANSRAGARQLVSHGHITVNGKKVNIASYMLNTGDVISLRERSRSLSSIKEALENRNHLQAYLEFNDTALEGKFIRFPERSELSQDIDEKQIVEFYNR
- a CDS encoding penicillin-binding protein 1A; the encoded protein is MDDTNKKTSKEELPPKKSIGRVLGLTLLWLIVIGFMGALFVGGAGIGYVSSIVHDEPVRTRTEIEQKMSQNSITGFAYFSDGTPIGQLRTEEDRRPVDFEKIPNIVKDAVIAIEDNDFSTHNGIDISGTLRAVKQRVLNESIQTGGSTLTQQLARRVFLNLDRTDNRKIKEMLLSLRLERYLTKEQILAAYLNKVPFGNGANGYNVYGIKAAAKGIFNISDLEQLNIAQAAYLAGLPQLPSTYSAFNGKGEFNPTAFGRAMDRQKLVLRRMLEEGKISNGEYNEASVFDIQASLAQQTEKAYSTFPYLMMETERKAAEILLEINAATTEDTEQTEKNNSELLEEATLQLTTGGYRVYTTINKTVYNTMHQIAENDDNFSADSKTKGKEQTAAMLMDNKTGAILGMIEGRDFYEEQMNYATQMVRQPGSAMKPIAAYLPALDSGAIQPASIVDDAPIILKDGQKGFHIPKNSSRGYEGLVTARYALNMSKNTIALKLFNNVITIDKAWEFAKQLGITSIQEADYAASTGVLGGLKYGVSVEELTNAYSSIANQGEFLDAYMIEKITDANGNIVYKHTPDPVKVFSEQTAYLMTDMLRTVITQGTGSTVKNNYNHWKEVPIVGKTGSTQNYADVWFMGYSPDVTLGVWVGYKEPVNVLEGNQRKNAQSLWALIMNEMIDKKPDLFVTSSFEKPSGITNKTVSAYSGKLPSSLTDKYVTDLFNTKYVPSESDDGIEKAKYLTYNGVNYIPQETTPDDMLKEKIVIKREYPIQDLIKDLQEAFTIMKDHESLGFYLPKDASSDMPTEIDPRVDDGGAPTPPGNVSISYVDGTAQINFSQSASKDVVGYRLYRSLSGSEFQHQGNVIIGDAPLVFTYNNATKYAYNFYIKAVDVAGNESGASAVVGNSGTQDTEQGDEIISNPDQVLEPGQTDQGTPIDDFLIPPVGEGALTIPSAPGQPVITSTDSGIQINWSANNTDTIISFVAYYSKDQSGTFSQVGSSQATSIDLSNPITGWYRITAVNSAGESLPSAASYFEKK